The following coding sequences are from one Leptospira mayottensis 200901116 window:
- a CDS encoding PTS sugar transporter subunit IIA: protein MNQLLTLLRPETVIFNLESGTKEEVISRLLQKAVDTRQIDAENKGEILESLLAREKSMSTGIGSGVAIPHCSVNLVDELKCVMGLNPSGIDFDSIDHQLVHIFILLIVPKTKFQEHIKTLAQIAKALNVKEDREKLIRSGSFEEIQKAFSRNV, encoded by the coding sequence ATGAATCAACTATTAACTCTTCTTCGTCCCGAGACAGTTATTTTTAATTTGGAATCCGGAACCAAAGAAGAAGTTATTTCCAGGCTTTTGCAGAAAGCGGTCGATACGCGTCAGATCGACGCCGAAAATAAAGGAGAAATTTTGGAGTCTCTTCTTGCCCGCGAAAAGTCAATGTCCACAGGGATCGGAAGCGGGGTGGCGATTCCTCACTGCTCGGTCAATCTTGTGGACGAACTCAAATGTGTAATGGGACTCAATCCAAGTGGAATCGATTTCGATTCGATTGATCATCAACTGGTTCATATCTTTATCCTTCTCATCGTCCCGAAAACCAAATTTCAAGAACACATCAAAACTCTTGCACAGATCGCAAAAGCATTAAACGTAAAAGAAGATAGGGAAAAACTCATTCGTTCCGGATCCTTCGAGGAAATCCAAAAAGCTTTTTCTCGGAACGTATAA
- a CDS encoding ABC transporter permease, with amino-acid sequence MRGEISRFSLFFTALIFFSVLFGHLRSLNQEYLYADSSFSKEESFLKRKTFSSQMLSFVKGIVTFRSGKTISGESVWKHISSRVFPTLHLAIFSVGWGSFFAISLALLVSKNEKNTFKKGFLFLSNWILSTPIFVVAIVLLLIFFVQLEWLPPGGYEPWNTTYVILPGVALGSRVWARIYQFALSFTEIELDSPYAKVLRARGYSKSRILWNHILLKIFPLLVVLILLDFSSLLSGAMIVEEIFFFPGIGKSMYYAIQTMDSELLSALLFYSGLTFYIFSRISIRFQENLTGKESLS; translated from the coding sequence GTGAGGGGGGAAATCTCCAGGTTCTCTTTATTTTTTACTGCATTGATTTTTTTCTCCGTTCTATTCGGTCATCTTCGTTCGTTGAACCAAGAGTATCTTTATGCGGATTCCTCTTTTTCAAAGGAAGAATCTTTTCTGAAGCGAAAAACCTTTTCGTCTCAAATGCTCTCTTTTGTAAAAGGAATCGTAACGTTTCGATCCGGTAAGACCATTTCGGGAGAGTCGGTTTGGAAACATATCTCTTCGAGAGTTTTTCCGACCTTACACCTCGCGATTTTTTCTGTGGGCTGGGGAAGTTTTTTTGCGATTTCTCTCGCACTTCTCGTTTCCAAAAATGAGAAAAATACTTTTAAAAAAGGGTTTCTCTTTTTGAGCAATTGGATTCTTTCGACGCCGATTTTCGTTGTAGCTATCGTTCTGCTTCTGATTTTTTTCGTACAATTGGAATGGCTTCCTCCGGGGGGATACGAACCTTGGAATACCACGTATGTGATCCTCCCTGGAGTTGCTTTGGGTTCTAGGGTCTGGGCGAGAATTTACCAATTCGCTTTGAGTTTTACAGAAATCGAATTGGATTCCCCTTATGCGAAAGTTTTAAGAGCAAGAGGATATTCTAAAAGCAGAATATTATGGAATCATATTTTATTAAAAATCTTCCCTTTGCTCGTTGTTTTGATCCTTCTCGATTTTAGTTCCCTGCTTTCCGGTGCGATGATCGTAGAGGAGATATTTTTCTTTCCCGGAATCGGTAAATCCATGTATTACGCGATTCAGACGATGGATTCGGAGTTACTTAGCGCGCTTCTCTTTTACAGCGGTCTTACATTTTATATCTTCAGTAGGATCTCTATTCGTTTTCAGGAAAATCTTACCGGTAAGGAGAGTCTTTCTTGA
- a CDS encoding ABC transporter permease subunit, with protein MISFGNFLRILFVFLVLVGVFWKSPPTDVFLEDSFCSVTWDHPFGCDRLGRDVYGLFSYGTISTFLFSLPARLLTLAFSSLICLFQYSVPFTGRWFFTPISSVFVSVPSLLIALLTVHALGQSPFVLVVAVLLGDWAFSYETLQSKIRETDGSGFVLASVFFGASRSNVFRSHIFPAALPVLKVLFTTGLPGVVMTLALFSYLGVSAGSDWFGPGLGEQISFARDYAYSAPLALAMPIFGIVGLVAVLNVGKR; from the coding sequence TTGATTTCGTTCGGCAATTTTCTGAGAATTCTTTTTGTGTTTTTGGTTTTGGTCGGAGTTTTTTGGAAAAGTCCACCTACGGACGTTTTTTTGGAAGACAGCTTTTGTTCCGTGACTTGGGATCACCCTTTCGGCTGTGATCGTTTGGGAAGGGACGTTTATGGTCTTTTTTCATACGGAACCATTTCGACTTTTCTTTTTTCGCTTCCTGCTCGACTTCTTACTTTGGCGTTTAGTTCTTTGATCTGTCTGTTTCAATATTCAGTCCCGTTTACGGGAAGGTGGTTTTTTACTCCGATCTCGTCCGTGTTCGTTTCCGTTCCTTCCTTGCTTATCGCACTTCTTACGGTTCACGCTTTGGGGCAGAGTCCTTTTGTTTTGGTCGTCGCGGTTTTGTTAGGAGATTGGGCTTTCTCCTACGAAACTCTTCAGAGTAAGATCAGGGAAACGGATGGAAGCGGATTTGTACTTGCGTCGGTTTTCTTTGGAGCATCGAGGTCGAATGTATTTCGATCTCATATATTTCCTGCTGCTCTTCCGGTCTTAAAAGTTCTATTTACTACTGGATTACCCGGAGTTGTGATGACGTTGGCGCTTTTTAGTTACCTCGGTGTAAGTGCAGGTTCCGATTGGTTTGGTCCCGGTCTTGGAGAACAAATCTCCTTTGCCAGGGATTACGCTTATTCTGCTCCTTTGGCTTTGGCGATGCCTATTTTCGGGATCGTAGGTTTGGTTGCCGTTTTGAACGTGGGAAAAAGATGA
- a CDS encoding PEGA domain-containing protein, whose amino-acid sequence MIRISAFILILAILSIEISAEGIDDYYRFPEGGMPGKITFETERKLCVFSLKNQNADPNLDYLSKGYGGVLYSGLKGLFQIFDPEVIPKSIQHAFGKPTEKVIFKKGEWNGDILEQVRKAKETSPGKDPRFLFLKTEFLSEETPPENNTLFLSGNKSGCFYHLAGTFEKKSESQMELKLVLRSSKDGSRKEFRAVTSVRRSYQELDGLIGEIKKELIGNNTVSFSFKSGNMDGVLVFLDGQFLGKTPLQRSDILPGSHRIKYYKDGFQSEEKKVSIRDGGSFEIVLSKIPKEGSISVTSNPEGANVYLGSEFLGKTPLSSVRVKTGYNRLRLSMEGHVDLLKGVEIKKDEETKLDLILRPGDTLSYYKNKQNVFLDHSYNDFSIYSLYGILLFYAGYYYFNLKANDLYDRARSRVSFTNLLLAASVAPQDQFIGLYFYEERIIRETNADAGKYQKLSGNFGRHEGVTGGVMVYGMAAMLILAVTFYWLGLDEETLDVGVAPKRIHNPYAISGQLVEVDSYAKFNFKF is encoded by the coding sequence ATGATTAGAATATCCGCATTTATTTTAATATTAGCGATTTTGAGTATAGAGATTTCTGCGGAGGGAATTGACGATTATTATCGTTTTCCGGAAGGTGGAATGCCCGGAAAAATCACCTTTGAAACGGAAAGAAAACTATGTGTATTCTCCCTCAAAAATCAAAACGCGGATCCGAACCTGGACTATCTAAGCAAGGGCTACGGTGGAGTTTTATATTCCGGTTTAAAAGGGCTTTTTCAAATTTTTGATCCGGAAGTGATTCCGAAAAGTATCCAACACGCTTTCGGAAAACCTACGGAAAAAGTAATTTTTAAAAAGGGAGAATGGAACGGAGACATTTTGGAACAAGTGAGGAAAGCGAAGGAAACTTCTCCCGGAAAAGATCCGCGTTTTCTGTTTTTAAAAACGGAATTCCTCTCGGAGGAAACTCCGCCCGAAAATAACACTCTGTTTTTATCCGGAAATAAGTCGGGATGTTTTTATCATCTTGCGGGAACATTCGAAAAAAAAAGCGAATCTCAAATGGAATTAAAACTCGTTTTGAGATCATCCAAAGATGGGTCTCGAAAGGAATTCAGAGCTGTGACCAGCGTTAGACGTTCTTATCAAGAATTAGACGGTTTGATCGGAGAGATCAAAAAGGAATTGATCGGGAATAACACGGTTTCATTTTCCTTTAAATCAGGAAACATGGATGGTGTTCTCGTATTTTTGGACGGGCAGTTCCTCGGTAAAACCCCTTTGCAGAGATCGGACATTCTTCCCGGAAGTCATAGGATCAAATACTATAAGGACGGTTTTCAAAGCGAAGAAAAAAAAGTTTCAATTCGAGACGGAGGAAGTTTTGAAATCGTTCTTTCCAAAATTCCAAAAGAAGGATCGATCTCCGTCACTTCGAATCCGGAGGGTGCAAATGTTTATCTAGGTTCCGAATTTTTAGGTAAAACTCCCTTGAGTAGCGTTCGTGTTAAAACCGGATACAACCGTCTTCGACTTTCTATGGAAGGTCATGTGGACCTCTTAAAGGGTGTGGAGATTAAGAAGGACGAGGAAACAAAGTTGGATCTTATTTTAAGACCGGGAGATACTCTTAGTTATTATAAAAATAAACAAAATGTTTTTTTAGATCATTCTTATAATGATTTTTCGATCTATTCCTTGTACGGAATCCTTTTGTTTTATGCTGGTTATTATTACTTCAATTTAAAAGCAAATGACTTATACGATCGTGCTCGCAGTCGGGTCAGTTTTACCAATCTTCTTTTGGCGGCCAGCGTTGCTCCGCAAGATCAGTTTATCGGATTGTACTTCTATGAGGAACGAATCATTCGTGAAACGAACGCGGACGCGGGCAAATATCAAAAGCTTTCCGGGAACTTCGGACGACATGAAGGTGTCACCGGAGGTGTGATGGTTTACGGTATGGCTGCGATGTTGATCTTAGCCGTAACTTTTTATTGGCTCGGTTTGGACGAAGAAACTTTAGACGTAGGGGTTGCACCGAAACGAATTCATAACCCTTATGCGATTTCGGGTCAACTTGTTGAGGTCGATTCCTATGCGAAGTTTAACTTTAAATTTTAA
- a CDS encoding bifunctional folylpolyglutamate synthase/dihydrofolate synthase, producing the protein MNADSDFFKFISQLSNLEKTRNFNVFTGYSLEPFAKVLNQFDLNKRNQSTLCRISVVGTNAKGSITHFLGEYFRLFGFKTGLYTSPHLISPLERIKIGTNAQAFRDIQTKELDQLLSEWKSLGAEEALKSFSFFELFTCAAFFFFEKESAEIQIYEAGLGGRLDATKLCDPDVVVLGVIGLDHREILGNTKEKILHEKLEICTHNTKVLFAINQKEPELNEKIASWCSQNKIPCKILPQVPPEGTYLSRNKHFSYGVFQNILNLEWFLNLNKKASSFLDKGTNSETFSFDFFEKYISNPFGRLTVLRNSPLLVFDPAHNPDAFNETLQSLSILYPARKFRVYAGLLKDKDGDGILKILRNALNKSDILDFRFLKESGFAFPESCRSEETIDDIEFKSMLRNLDDTQKSTLILGSFRLFPIVSDSICH; encoded by the coding sequence ATGAATGCAGATTCCGACTTTTTCAAATTTATCAGCCAACTTTCCAACTTAGAGAAGACCAGAAACTTTAACGTTTTTACCGGATATTCTCTTGAACCATTCGCAAAGGTTTTGAATCAATTCGACTTGAATAAAAGAAATCAATCCACTCTCTGTAGAATTTCCGTGGTAGGAACAAATGCGAAGGGTTCTATTACACATTTTTTAGGAGAATATTTCAGGCTTTTTGGTTTCAAAACAGGACTTTATACCTCTCCGCATTTGATCTCTCCTTTGGAAAGAATTAAAATCGGCACAAATGCGCAAGCCTTTCGGGACATTCAAACGAAAGAATTGGATCAATTGTTAAGCGAATGGAAATCCCTTGGAGCGGAAGAAGCTTTGAAATCCTTTTCTTTTTTCGAACTCTTTACCTGCGCCGCCTTCTTTTTTTTTGAAAAAGAATCCGCGGAAATCCAAATTTACGAAGCGGGACTCGGAGGTAGATTGGATGCAACCAAACTCTGTGACCCGGACGTAGTCGTTTTGGGAGTCATAGGTCTAGACCATAGGGAAATATTAGGAAATACGAAAGAAAAAATCTTACACGAAAAACTAGAGATCTGCACTCACAACACCAAAGTTTTGTTCGCAATCAATCAGAAGGAACCGGAATTGAACGAAAAAATCGCTTCCTGGTGTTCTCAGAATAAGATTCCTTGCAAAATATTACCTCAAGTTCCTCCCGAAGGAACGTATCTCTCCAGAAACAAACACTTCTCTTATGGAGTATTTCAGAATATTCTAAATTTAGAATGGTTTCTAAATTTGAATAAAAAAGCTTCGAGTTTCTTAGATAAAGGTACAAACTCCGAAACGTTTAGTTTTGACTTTTTCGAAAAGTACATCTCCAATCCGTTTGGGCGATTGACCGTTCTCCGAAATTCTCCCCTACTTGTTTTCGATCCAGCACACAATCCGGATGCTTTTAACGAAACTCTGCAAAGTTTATCCATTCTGTATCCTGCGCGAAAGTTTCGGGTTTATGCCGGTTTACTAAAGGATAAGGATGGAGACGGAATTTTGAAAATTCTGCGAAATGCTCTTAACAAATCAGATATTCTCGACTTTCGGTTTTTAAAGGAGAGCGGGTTCGCTTTTCCCGAAAGTTGTCGTTCCGAAGAGACGATTGACGACATCGAGTTCAAGTCCATGCTACGGAATTTAGACGATACACAAAAGTCGACCTTGATTCTCGGAAGCTTTCGTTTGTTTCCAATTGTTTCCGATTCGATTTGTCATTGA
- the aroE gene encoding shikimate dehydrogenase: MNNKTNQTAKIFGIVGFPLSHSLSPLIHNSIYKDRGIDASYLVFETPELNSKTIQEFRKSGVLGLSVTIPHKEKAFALADKADSTSTIMKASNTLLIGPNSVHAYNTDGEGAYRSILELSPESLNAGKTVILGSGGSARGIAYNLAVSGKIQNLLLCSRNEITAKEICSLISKNSNVRTEYITQDSLFSRKEEISLVIHTTPLGMKDQAPGPFLPETFFNPNMTLFDIVYNPLETPLVKVAKKAGTKIIPGSEMLLYQAMKQFELFTDISPNAYDILKTRERLSQTLTNQ, encoded by the coding sequence TTGAACAACAAAACAAATCAAACCGCTAAAATTTTCGGCATAGTCGGTTTTCCACTCTCACATTCTCTTTCCCCTCTTATTCACAATTCAATTTATAAAGATAGAGGAATTGACGCCTCTTATCTCGTTTTTGAAACCCCTGAATTGAATTCGAAAACGATTCAGGAATTCCGAAAATCTGGAGTACTCGGTCTTTCAGTGACTATCCCTCACAAGGAAAAAGCCTTTGCTCTCGCCGATAAAGCAGACAGCACGTCCACGATCATGAAAGCATCCAATACTTTATTGATCGGTCCAAATTCGGTTCATGCATACAATACGGACGGAGAAGGAGCCTATCGTTCCATTTTAGAATTATCTCCGGAGTCCTTAAACGCCGGTAAAACGGTTATTCTTGGAAGTGGAGGAAGTGCGAGAGGAATCGCATACAATTTAGCCGTTTCAGGTAAAATTCAAAACTTACTCCTTTGTTCGAGAAATGAAATAACTGCAAAAGAAATCTGCTCTTTGATTTCCAAGAACTCGAACGTCAGAACAGAATATATCACTCAAGATTCCCTTTTTTCTCGGAAGGAAGAAATTTCCCTAGTGATCCACACGACTCCACTTGGAATGAAAGACCAGGCTCCAGGTCCGTTCCTTCCTGAAACTTTTTTTAATCCGAACATGACTCTTTTTGATATCGTTTATAATCCTTTGGAGACCCCTCTGGTTAAGGTCGCCAAAAAGGCCGGAACGAAAATTATTCCCGGATCGGAGATGCTCTTATATCAGGCGATGAAACAGTTCGAACTTTTTACTGATATTTCGCCTAACGCGTACGACATTCTTAAAACCAGAGAACGTTTGTCTCAAACATTAACAAATCAATGA
- a CDS encoding LIC_13076 family protein — protein MKNLYVLLYSFLVHSWFGLFVPMLFFLYSCTSLELNSVRGEDLSKPILKSQKNSDISDHSSSNCKSNGKRYQWYVLFGSVPINKVNYSEILPDQNRTYRVILKTTWLDGILSTFLGIAASVTRKTIDVESCGSKETTFAKSAVMSDSEKSEKEVPKVDMTGTKEEFIKRNEKQWKEEFQEKIHSSLKEELESSWNKEVKYSKNLSVLFLKSGEIVKGTVTRIDENGVKLFYKSKERSFRRSDIQRVRFQD, from the coding sequence GTGAAGAATCTATACGTTCTTTTGTATTCCTTTTTGGTTCATTCTTGGTTCGGACTCTTTGTCCCGATGTTATTTTTTTTATATTCTTGTACAAGTTTAGAATTGAATTCCGTAAGAGGAGAGGACTTGTCGAAACCGATCCTAAAATCCCAAAAGAATTCTGACATTTCGGATCATTCTTCTTCGAATTGTAAATCGAATGGTAAAAGGTATCAATGGTATGTTCTTTTTGGTTCGGTTCCGATCAATAAAGTGAATTATTCGGAGATTCTACCCGATCAAAATCGTACTTATCGAGTGATTCTTAAAACAACTTGGTTGGATGGAATACTCAGCACGTTTTTGGGAATTGCCGCTTCTGTTACGCGTAAAACTATTGATGTTGAAAGTTGTGGTTCTAAAGAAACTACTTTTGCAAAATCTGCTGTTATGAGTGATTCGGAAAAATCCGAAAAAGAAGTTCCCAAAGTTGATATGACAGGAACCAAGGAAGAGTTTATTAAACGGAATGAAAAACAATGGAAAGAGGAGTTCCAAGAGAAGATTCATTCTTCTTTAAAAGAGGAACTGGAAAGTTCCTGGAACAAAGAAGTGAAATATTCTAAGAATCTTTCTGTCCTGTTTTTGAAGTCGGGTGAAATCGTGAAAGGGACTGTGACCCGAATCGATGAAAATGGAGTTAAGTTGTTTTATAAGAGCAAAGAAAGAAGTTTCCGACGTTCGGATATTCAAAGAGTTCGATTTCAAGATTAA
- a CDS encoding DUF1566 domain-containing protein produces MANFRMLFFRIFLSFFLLLNSACYLNPYFRDFVSPNEEKDSLVSLLLILIAGTRVLPVIQGETIFFPSTGLTWMRCSRGQTYDVATDSCTGFLVSPQYCSTLDNQCNGTPGGILTSGPVFNSCSTFNISGKTMTWRVPTHVELKGIVYCSNGTDLTNSQDKTCTTAGTSFEIPTIRKDWFPGNPTGSLIEFWTSTSDPLNSTTAWKVNFTTGSTNTTAAKNASGYLRCVSSR; encoded by the coding sequence ATGGCGAATTTTCGAATGCTTTTTTTTAGAATCTTTCTTTCTTTTTTTCTACTTTTAAACTCGGCTTGTTACTTAAATCCTTATTTCAGGGATTTTGTCTCGCCTAATGAGGAAAAAGATTCTTTAGTCTCACTATTACTTATTTTGATTGCAGGGACCCGAGTTCTTCCGGTGATTCAGGGGGAAACTATTTTTTTCCCTTCGACCGGCCTTACTTGGATGCGATGTTCCCGCGGTCAAACCTACGATGTTGCCACGGATTCTTGTACCGGATTTTTAGTTTCTCCTCAATATTGTTCCACTTTGGACAATCAATGTAATGGAACTCCGGGAGGGATTTTAACTTCAGGACCTGTTTTTAATTCTTGTTCTACTTTCAATATTTCCGGTAAGACGATGACGTGGAGAGTTCCCACGCATGTAGAATTAAAAGGGATCGTTTATTGTTCTAATGGAACGGATCTGACGAATTCTCAAGATAAAACTTGTACAACGGCGGGTACTAGTTTTGAAATTCCTACGATCCGAAAAGATTGGTTTCCGGGAAATCCAACCGGAAGCCTGATAGAATTTTGGACTAGTACAAGCGATCCTTTAAATTCAACCACCGCTTGGAAAGTCAATTTTACTACCGGATCCACAAATACGACTGCAGCGAAAAATGCTTCGGGTTATCTTCGCTGTGTGAGTTCCCGTTAA
- a CDS encoding TetR/AcrR family transcriptional regulator, whose translation MKVMEQDEVKHRIMDKALELFLKYGYAKTKMEEIARILKISRKTLYKHFENKSHLLYEILSHKHNLMNTKLEQISEDDSLPVHEKIQAISEFKFSQFPAGANELIMEIRDQVPDHYAYIKEVKMESVSKTVQALVEQGIEKGEIRKDLDPTIFAALLNSAIEMTATPELLLNSSYSMMQLQGEIHGILFYGIMNSSEPVGQS comes from the coding sequence ATGAAAGTGATGGAGCAAGATGAAGTAAAACATCGGATTATGGATAAGGCACTTGAGCTTTTTCTAAAATACGGTTACGCAAAAACCAAAATGGAAGAAATCGCAAGGATTCTAAAAATCTCTCGTAAAACTTTGTATAAACATTTCGAAAATAAAAGTCACCTTCTTTACGAAATTCTTTCTCACAAACATAACTTGATGAATACGAAACTCGAACAGATCAGCGAGGATGATTCTTTACCAGTGCATGAAAAAATCCAAGCGATCAGCGAATTCAAGTTCAGTCAGTTTCCTGCGGGAGCAAACGAGCTCATTATGGAAATCAGGGATCAGGTTCCCGATCATTATGCTTATATAAAGGAAGTAAAAATGGAGTCTGTTTCTAAAACTGTTCAGGCGTTGGTGGAACAAGGAATCGAAAAGGGAGAGATTCGCAAAGATTTGGACCCGACGATTTTTGCCGCACTTCTTAATTCTGCGATCGAAATGACAGCGACTCCGGAACTTCTTTTAAATTCTTCATATTCGATGATGCAATTGCAGGGAGAAATTCATGGAATTCTTTTTTACGGAATCATGAATAGTTCCGAACCTGTCGGGCAATCCTAG
- the leuA2 gene encoding 2-isopropylmalate synthase LeuA2: MQQNSKQENEYVIEGISISGNQKYIQSFSEILQNPLPKHSPFFMDVTLRDGNQALRKPWDLDQKETIFKQLLKLGVQGIEVGFASSNSQEFKACSHLSSIAPDNVVISSLSRAVEKEIKTSWKAVRHASKPRIHIVYPISAFTIQNVLKLSPEKVLEKISESVSFAKSLVGSKGEIQFSGEHFGDSLENLDFAVEAFRTALRYGADIINLPNTVERYRPWLFVSMVQAVRNMLPENAKISVHTHNDLGMATATTVESYFSGAVQLETALNGLGERAGNTNTYEVAIALHNCGVDVPLNLSAIYETSRLVSYLSDVPIYEKAPLIGEDVISHRSGIHQDGVAKTRHLSKGAYRAFDATLIGRPEGDRIEFTSQSGRSAIFCILKDAGEEITLEQAEKLQPILKKISEDSGKGELTLSEIRLVWNQMKAIPHKASSG, translated from the coding sequence ATGCAACAAAATTCGAAACAAGAAAACGAGTACGTCATTGAGGGCATTTCAATATCTGGAAATCAAAAATATATACAGTCCTTTTCGGAAATTCTTCAAAACCCTCTTCCCAAACATTCGCCCTTTTTTATGGACGTAACGTTGAGAGATGGCAATCAAGCTCTTCGTAAACCTTGGGATCTAGATCAAAAAGAAACAATCTTCAAACAACTTCTCAAACTCGGCGTTCAAGGAATCGAAGTAGGATTCGCGTCTTCTAATTCCCAAGAATTCAAAGCATGCAGTCACCTTTCTTCCATCGCGCCGGATAACGTTGTAATATCCTCTCTTTCCAGAGCGGTCGAAAAGGAAATAAAAACTTCTTGGAAAGCGGTTCGACACGCATCGAAGCCAAGGATTCATATCGTATATCCGATCTCCGCATTTACGATTCAAAACGTTTTGAAGTTAAGCCCTGAAAAAGTTTTAGAAAAAATTTCCGAATCCGTCTCTTTCGCAAAAAGCCTCGTCGGTTCTAAAGGTGAAATTCAATTTTCGGGAGAACATTTCGGAGATTCTCTGGAAAATTTGGATTTCGCCGTGGAAGCGTTTCGAACGGCGTTGCGCTACGGAGCCGATATCATCAATCTTCCGAACACGGTAGAACGTTATCGTCCTTGGCTTTTTGTTTCTATGGTACAAGCCGTTAGGAATATGCTCCCTGAAAACGCAAAAATTTCTGTGCATACACATAACGATTTGGGGATGGCAACCGCAACCACAGTTGAATCCTACTTTTCAGGCGCAGTTCAATTAGAGACCGCCTTAAACGGCCTCGGAGAAAGGGCCGGAAATACGAACACATACGAAGTTGCAATCGCTCTTCATAACTGCGGCGTCGACGTTCCACTGAACCTTTCGGCAATCTACGAAACATCTCGATTAGTCTCTTACCTTTCGGACGTTCCCATCTATGAAAAGGCTCCTTTGATCGGTGAAGACGTTATCTCTCACAGATCCGGAATTCATCAAGACGGTGTCGCAAAAACCCGACATCTCTCCAAAGGCGCCTATCGCGCGTTTGACGCAACTTTGATCGGAAGACCTGAAGGAGACCGAATCGAGTTTACAAGTCAATCCGGAAGAAGTGCGATTTTCTGTATTTTAAAAGACGCCGGAGAAGAGATCACCTTGGAACAAGCAGAAAAACTACAACCGATCTTAAAGAAGATTTCGGAAGATTCGGGAAAAGGGGAACTGACTCTGAGCGAAATTCGGCTCGTATGGAATCAGATGAAAGCGATTCCTCACAAAGCTTCTTCGGGATGA
- a CDS encoding leucine-rich repeat domain-containing protein — protein MMKKIGILILILTLILLCFLIVWEDERYEKEKQKGIYGNLTEALQNPMDVRVLNLVGNQLKTLPKEIGQLQNLEDLSLTGNQLKTLPNEIGQLQNLEDLSLTGNQFMTLPKEIGQLQNLRHLHLSGKLKALPKEIGNLQKLKSLVLDNNKLKTLPKEIGELQNLEDLYLYGNQFMTLPNESGELQNYFPR, from the coding sequence ATGATGAAAAAAATAGGAATTTTAATTTTAATTTTAACTTTAATCCTTCTTTGTTTTTTGATTGTATGGGAAGATGAAAGATACGAAAAAGAAAAACAAAAAGGAATCTACGGCAATCTAACCGAGGCCCTTCAAAATCCAATGGATGTTCGAGTATTAAATTTAGTGGGCAATCAACTCAAAACGCTTCCGAAAGAAATCGGACAATTGCAGAACCTAGAAGATTTATCTTTAACCGGCAATCAACTCAAAACGCTTCCGAATGAAATCGGACAATTGCAGAACCTAGAAGATTTATCTTTAACCGGCAATCAATTCATGACTCTTCCGAAAGAAATCGGACAATTGCAGAACCTACGACATTTACATTTAAGCGGCAAACTCAAAGCGCTTCCGAAAGAAATCGGGAATTTACAAAAGCTGAAATCATTAGTTTTAGACAACAACAAACTCAAAACGCTTCCGAAAGAAATCGGAGAATTGCAGAACCTAGAAGATTTATATTTATACGGCAATCAATTCATGACTCTTCCGAATGAAAGCGGAGAATTACAAAATTACTTCCCAAGGTAA